TTATGTCGAGGAAGAACCTGCACTGAGAGATGACAGACATGAAAACCTTCATATAACACAACCTCTAGCCCAACCACCAGCACTTAATTATTATGATGTTTTAGGTCCTTTTATAATTACCAAGTCCCCGTCTTCTGATGAAGATATGCCTCTTGCTTCTTCCTCTGTTCTTGGTAAACGAACTTTCCCGTTTAACTTGCCAGAAAACTACATTCTGTTGCCATCTTCTGCTGATGATTCGTTCCGGTCCGCTAACTCGAAAACGTTCCGAGTTTTGGCTGAATCAGAACCAGCTGCTATTGCTATTCTTGAGGCGGGTTCCGAACATGATACAACTATTCCGGTTATATCTCCTAACTCGTCCTCTAGGTCTAACAATGACAGTTTGTTGGGGGTAAATAGAAGACTCTCATTCTCTTCTCCAATTTTGGGGAGGGATACTTTGGAATCCCTAATTTCCCTTCTCTGCCAGTGAGCTCTTCGATTAGATCTTCTTCTTGCATTGATTATAACTTTTTCATTGCATCATCATTTCAAACTCTTGTAACTCAGCCAAAATCCGCCTTCAAAGTCTCAGTCTCTGAATTTATTTCCTCCTCATCTTCTGAACAACTTTGTTCATTTCCCTCTCAAGAAGAAAAATCTTTTACAATTAATCAATATGGATCAAACATTGCTGACATAAAGAAAGCACAAGTACTTATCAACCAATCCCTTTCCCAGAGCTAGTCCCTCCAATGCAGATGGAAGAGACACATGTACTTCTCTTTTAAATTTCTTTAATTAATACTTACACAATTCCACTGATCTTCTTGCTTTGCCCTAACTATTAAATCAATTAATTTGCTTTGTTTTGCTTGTTTTGAATGTGACTTCTATGCATCCTTAATTTTTGAACTTCTTGCCTTGATTTTTGATATCCTTGTTCCCCTTTGCCTTGCATCATGAAAATCCTTGCCTGGAATGTGCAAGGTTGTAGAAGCCCCTTAACCCAAAACCATCTAACCAATTTGCTCCATAAAGAAAAACCAGAAATCCTTTTTCTTTCTGAAACAAAAAACCAAAGTCCTTTAGTTAAAAAATTAGTATCTTCCTACCCAAATTACCATATTGTTGACCCTATAGGAACTGGAGGAGGTCTAGTTGTAGCCTGGGTAGATGGATTTCTCTTTAAAATAATACAATGGAACATTAATATGATAAACATTATTGTCAAATCCTCCCTGGAGAATAAAAAATGGATTCTAACATGTTTTTATGGTAGTCCTTATCCAACTAATAGGAACATAGCTTGGGATTTCTTAGAACAATTCCATGGATAGTAATAGGAGATTTTGACATGATTTTTAATCAAGCTGAAAAATTAGGTGGTGTACCTTTCAATAAAACAAATAATGAATACTATGCAAATATTCTCGAAAGATCAGGCTTATATGATTTAGGTTATACATGTAATGACTACACTTGGGATAACCATAGGGAAGGGAACCAAAATATTAAGGAAAGGTTAGATAGAGCAGTGATCAATGCAGAATGGAATAACCAATTCCCAAATGCTTCCCTTTCACATTTAGTAGCAGTAGGTTCTGATCACTGCCCTATTCTTCTTACATTAGACTCTAATTTCTCAAAAACTGAATGGGTCTTTAAATTTTATGATACATGGTTAAAATACTTATCTTGCCTTCAGGTAATTCAAGGTTCTTGGAGTGAACATACTGAGTTAGATGCATCAACTAGTCTTGTTCATAACCTAAAACAAGTAGGGACAAATCTTACTGACTGGAAAAAAAAACATCTTTGGCCTacccttcaaaaaaataaataaactccttATAGATATTGAAAGATTACAATCCCAGAGAGTCACACTACaccaacaaaataaaatcaaagatAAGTTAAAAGAATTGGAAATCCTATATGACACCCAAGAGGCAATCGCTAAACAACAATCAAGGGATAACATAATCAACTTAGGGGAAAGAAATACCAAATACTTCCATACAATAACCTtaagaagaaggaaatggaatACTATACAATGTATCactaatgatcaaaatcaaaattttaaggATAGGAAGGAAATTCACAGTACTTTAACTTCTCATTTTCGATCTATCTTTTGTGAACCTTCAACTGAAGTAGAGATTTCAAACCCAATTTTTTCTGATATTAATGCATCAGTCTCTACTTCTGATAATGATAGAATTCTAGCCATTCCTTCTAATGAGGAAATATTGTTGGTCCTTAGAAATATGAAACCTAATAAATCCCCAGGCCCTGATGGCTTTCCGGTTAGATTCTTCACCCATAACTGGCATCTGGTAGGTACCCAATTTACGGAAACCATCCAAAACttctttaaagaaaaaattataaaCCCTGACTTAAATATAACTCATCTCTTTCTGatccctaaaattaaaaattctgaaaaacCTAGTTAGTTCAGACCTATAGGACTGTGTAATACTATTTACAAAGTCATAACCAAATTATTGGAAAATAGAATCAAAccaactctaaaaaaaattatatcccCTTTTCAATCTGCCTTTCTATCCTCTAGACAAATCTCAGACAATATCATTGTTGCTCATGAGATCATTCActctttcaaaaagaaaaaagttaaaacTGGAGGTCTAGGTATCAAAATTGATACGTCTAAAGCCTTCGATAGGGTTAATTGGAGTTTCCTTTTAAATTCTTTAAAAACTTTTGGTTTCAATGATGAGGTATGTAAATTAATAGAACAATGCATCTCAACTTCTTCTATTTGTTATGCTCTTAAATGGTAACCCTGGAGAATTCTTTGAACCTTTTAGAGGATTAAGACAGGGTGACCCATTATCCCCTTATCTTTTTATTATTTGCATGGAAATATTTTCTAGACTCCTGCTTAAACAGGAACAAAATAAAGTACTTCATGGAGTCAAAATAACTCCTAAAAGTGAGCCTATATCTCACTTGTTTTTCGTTGATGATTGCCTCCTCTTTGTCAAAGCTGACCTAGTGGAATGTAGGAATCTTTTAGATACAATAAAAACTTTTAGTAAAGTCTCAGGTCAAGTTATCAACTTTGAAAAATCAGGAGTATTCTTTAGTAAGAAAGTTGAGCGTAAACATCAAAGGATGATATCCAAGCTCCtaaaaataaaacatatcaaTCTTAAAGACCCCTATTTAGGAGCTCCTCTGTTCATGGAGACatccaaaataaaaactttcacTCCTATTTTAGAAAGAACGGAAACTAAAACCAGAGGATGGAAAAATCTTGTTCTTGCACAACCCTGTAGATCTGTCCTTAATAGAGCATTGCTTTCAAGTATTCCAACTTACTTAATGGGCTGCTTTATTCTGCCAAAAACAATAACTAGTAAAATAAATACAGAGCGATTTTTGGAGAGGAAAAGAGGCTGGAGGAAAAGGTTTTTACCCTAAAGCTTGGCCAAATCTATGCAAACCTATCCTTAAAGAAGGGCTTGGTTTTAGAGATGCAAGAAAATTTAATCTAGCAATGATTGCAAAAGTAGCTTGGAGGTTACTAAAAAAACCTAATGACTTATGGGTCAAAACTATAGGACCAAAATGCTTTAGGAGTAAATCCCCCTTTAGGACTAAAGTTCACTCTAGAAGTTCTTGGACTTGGAAATGCATAAAGCAAGGTCTAGACTTAGTGCATAAATAGAGTATTTGGGAAGTAGATAATGACCAAGATattaatatttgggaagataACTGGATTTATGGATTAAACCACACTTTACTGCATCTCAAAAATTCTAGTAATAATTATCTTGTTAAAGTTTCTGATCTGATTAATACTGAAACTGCTACTTGGAAAGATACTCTTCTTTGTTCTTTATTCCCTATTCCCTAGTAACATTgctaataaaattaagaaaatacatctctttagagactcttctCATACCCTTAGAAAAGACCAATTAAGATGGACTCTAACTAAATCAAGAGAATTTACAGTTAAGTCAATGTATGAAAAGCTAAATGAAAATGGTGTGGATATTACTAATCTATCTCTTCCCGAATCCTTCTGGAAATCTCTTTGGAGTCTTAATGTCTCTGAGAGAATAAAACTCTTTCTTTGGAAATGCTTACAGGATGCCCTGCCCACTAATGCTAAACTTTATGTTGAAGTTAAAGATATTTCTCCTCTTTGTACTATGTGTAATAATgatattgaaaccactgaacatcttctctttcactgtcACTATGCTACTTCTATTTGGAATTCTTCCCCTAATCCTGTTTCTTTGAACTTAGATTAGTCTAACAAAATTTTGGATCTTTGTAAAACTTGGTTGAAAAATCCTAGGAAAGACATCCCCTTGGAAACTTTACTCACAAAAATGTGGTTCATTTGGAAGGAGAGATGTGATAGAATCTTTGAAGCTAAAAGTAAAGACAACTCTGTTTTAAACTTAGAAATACTTAGACATGTTGAGTTTTGGTCCACAAAAAAAGGTAAGTCCTTGAGACCCAcacagaaaaagaaaaccaacttTAAATGGAAAGCACCTAGTATGGGAAGCCTAAAATTTAATGTTGATGCTACTTGGATTTCTGAATCTTTATCTTTTACTTATGCTTTTATTCTGAGAAATGAATCAAGAGACTGTGAAGGAGGGAAGGCAGGACTTGCAGCAGGTCTCAACCCACAAGAAGCAGAAGCTATAGGAGTATGGCAAACAACAGTTTGGGCCAACGAGAAGCAGATAAAGAACTTCAGTATTGAGGGTGATTGTGAAAGTCTTTTTAACTACATTAATGGTCAGAATGCAGACGTTTCTTGGAGAGCTAAAGCTTATATGCAAGAAGCTCACAGACTAGCTAATCTTTGCAACAACTTTTTGGGTTTTGTCTTTATGCCTAGATCAGGAAATCAAGTGGCTGATAGTATAGCCAGATTtgctaaaaatataacaaactctttTGAATGGGAAATGATCCCACCTATCTATAGTAAAAAACAACtcttaatagataaatctaatattgggAGTCCCATAAACCCCATATTATATGACTCTACTTCTTCTGTAACCATGACTCTTTCAGAATCATAATCTTTCAATGCAATGCCTTATTtacaataaaaaataaataaatacatagTTCTATCGGTGTTCATCCTATAAAGTCAAACCACCCAACCCAATAAAGCATATATATCAACGAATTTAAGGACAAATTCAATTCCTAAATTTTACTTACATTTACGGGACATCGATTAAGATTAGCCTTCACGATGA
This is a stretch of genomic DNA from Papaver somniferum cultivar HN1 chromosome 1, ASM357369v1, whole genome shotgun sequence. It encodes these proteins:
- the LOC113358955 gene encoding uncharacterized protein LOC113358955, whose amino-acid sequence is MWFIWKERCDRIFEAKSKDNSVLNLEILRHVEFWSTKKGKSLRPTQKKKTNFKWKAPSMGSLKFNVDATWISESLSFTYAFILRNESRDCEGGKAGLAAGLNPQEAEAIGVWQTTVWANEKQIKNFSIEGDCESLFNYINGQNADVSWRAKAYMQEAHRLANLCNNFLGFVFMPRSGNQVADSIARFAKNITNSFEWEMIPPIYSKKQLLIDKSNIGSPINPILYDSTSSVTMTLSES